The genomic segment CAGCATCAAGATAAAATTCATCATTGAAGGCTTTGTTTGCATACGCCATCACTTCAGGGTCTGTTACCGGACCAACTTGACCACCTAAACCAAACAGCTTGGTTTCAACACCTAAACGGTGAAGCGATTGACCAAGCTCAAGGCCAATAACGCCAGGGCCAAATACCGCGACTGATTTTGGTAAATCGTCCCAATTAAATACATCATCATTGATGATCAAACGATCACCTAACTCATTCCATACCGCAGGGTAAGCGGGACGAGAGCCTGTTGCGATAACAATACGTTTTGCAGTGACGATAGTGTGGTCGTCAACTTGTAACGTGTTGTCATCTAAAAATTTAGCGTAACCAGAGATTTTATCTTCTGCTGGTATTTCATCAACGCCTTCTAAAACAAAGCCAACAAAACGGTCACGTTCAAATTTTACTCGGTCCATGACTTCACGGCCGTTAATCACGATCTCACCTTGAGGGTGAATACCAAATTGAGGTGCTTTTTCAATTTGATGAACGCTTTCTGCTGCTGCAATTAATAGCTTTGATGGCATGCAACCAACACGAGCACAAGTGGTACCATAAGGTCCGCCTTCAATCATGACAACACTGTCAGTATGTGCTTTTGCTGCACGGTAAGAGCCTAAACCTGCTGTACCACCACCGATAACAGCTACATCTACATTGACTTGTTTCATAATAATTCTCTCGTAATCGCTTTATTTTGAGTGAACGAACCCCTCCGACTTTTATTATTATTTTTAAGTCAGTCAGATAATAGGTTAGTTTGAGTGTTTGGCGTTGCTGTGTTTTCTAATCTTTGAAGTGATTAACTAGCCCACAAAGTGGTGGGCTAGTTAATGGTCTATCTTAATAGATTAACCTAGGAACGTTTCTAGCTCTTCGCTGCCACCAATGTGTTTGCCACCGATGAATACTTGAGGAACTGTAGTGCGACCAGTAATTGCACGTAGGCTTACTGTTGTTGCATCTTTACCTAATACAACTTCTTCGTAGTTAAGACCTTTGTCGATTAGGTTTTGTTTTGCTTTCACACAGAAAGGACAACCTGGTTTTGTAAATACTGTGATTGACTCTTGCTCTTTGTGTTCAGGAGCTAGGTAGTTCAGCATAGTATCAGCATCAGATACGTTGAACGGGTCGCCTGCAACATCTTCTTCGATAAACATTTTTTCAACTACGCCGTTTTTAACTAGCATGCTGTAGCGCCATGAACGCTTGCCAAAACCGATGTCATTTTTCTCAACTAGCATACCCATGCCATCTGTGAACTCACCGTTACCATCTGGAATAAACGTAATGTTTTCTGCTTCTTGGTCTGCTTTCCATGCGTTCATTACAAACGTATCGTTTACAGAAACACATAAGATGTCATCTACACCATTCTCTTTAAATACAGAATGCAGCTCGTTGTAACGAGGTAGGTGGCTTGAAGAACACGTTGGAGTAAATGCACCTGGAAGGCTAAATACGATAACGGTTTTGTCTTTAAATAGTTCTTCTGTTGTTACGTTAACCCAAGCATCGCCTTTACGTGTTGGAAAAGTAACTTGAGGAACTGATTGACCTTCTTTAGATGTAAACATAATGATGTCCTTTAAATTTTAATTAATTTTGAATTTCTTATTCGGGGTCTGCCCGGTTGATGTAGCTATTATGCAAAAGCTTACTTGATAGTTCTAATCGTTTGGTGTTATCGTTTCAATCGTTAAAATCTATCAACTATGTTGTCATATTATGAATCAAAGCTGTCAGGAGTGTAATACATGAATATCCGTGATTTTGAGTACTTGGTCGCACTTGCTGAGCATAAACATTTTCGTAAGGCGGCAGAATCTTGTTTTGTTAGTCAGCCGACGTTAAGTGGACAAATCAAGAAGCTAGAAGAAGAGGTTGGGTTAACCTTATTAGAAAGAACCAGTCGTAAGGTGTTATTTACTGAAGCAGGTTTACAGTTAGTAGAGCAAGCGAAATGTATATTACTTGAAGTAAAGCGATTTTCAGAGCTAGCGAATCAGCAAGGAAAGGGTATGGCAGGCCCACTACATTTGGGTTTTATTCCTACTGTTGGGCCTTATGTTCTTCCTTGGATAATTCCAACTCTGAAAGAAAAGTTCCCTGATTTAAACTTATATCTACATGAAGCTCAAACACATCAGTTAGTTCAAATGTTAGAAGAAGGGAAAATTGATTGCATGATCCTCGCGTCAGTAAATGAGACCAGTGCATTTATTGAGGTTCCTGTTTACGATGAGCCTATGGTCCTTGCTGTTCCTATCGATCATAAATGGGCAAATGAAAGCTCAATTGATATGTCTCGGTTGAATGGTGAGTCTGTTCTAATGTTAGGAGATGGTCACTGTTTAAGAGATCAGGCATTAGGCTTTTGTTTTGCCGCAGGAGCAAAAGATGATGATCACTTTAAAGCAACCAGTTTAGAAACATTACGCAATATGGTCGCTGCAGGCGGTGGTATTACTTTGATGCCTTATTTATCAGTGCCAAAAGAGAAAATACGAGATGGTGTTTGTTACTTACCCGCAAGTGATCCGGTACCGCATCGCCAGATAGTACTCGCTTATCGACCAGGCTCACCGTTAAGGTCTCGTTATGAAGGTCTTGCAAAAGAAATTGAGCAGAAAATGTTGATGGTAATTTAAGAAAATTTTACATACGTTTTTGATCTTTTCTTCATTCGATTTATATCAATGTAATTAAACTAGATATTCTAATAATTGGCATGAGTATAATAAAAAAGAGGGCACAATGATTAGCGCCCTCTTTAATTGAATTACTCAAATTATTGTAGTTAGTGAATAACTAAAATAAACTTTCGTCTTCTTTACCATCACCATCGCTTGATGAATAAATAGTATCTTGGAAGTCTTGTTCTACGTATTCTGTTGGTTCTGTACCCTCTGCAAAATACTCCCACATACTAGTAGCGTCATTTTTGTTGCTAAGTAAACCCGTTTCTCGATCGATCTTAACTTTTATGATATTCGCAGGTGTGCGCTCTCTTTGTTCAGGAACACCTTCCAGAGCAACTCTCATAAAATCAATCCATGCATAAATAGCTGTTTTACCACCGGCTTCTCCGCCAGAGGCCATTTCTGATTTTTTCATATTACTATTTTTAGTGGTATAGCCTAAGCGACGTGATGGATTATCAAAGCCAACCCAAGCAGTTGCTACGATATTTGGTCCATAACCGTTGTACCAAGCATCAACAGAGTCATTAGTTGTGCCCGTTTTACCACCAGTATCTCGACGCTTTAGGGTTTGTGCACGCCAGCCAGTACCATTCCAACCGGTTCCATTACGCCAAACACCACCACCCCAGATATTGCTATACATCATCTGTTTAGTTAAGAAGGCATTTTGAGCTGAAATTACTTGTTTAGCGTAAGGTGATTCTTCATCATTTTGATGTGAGCAATCATTTTGACAGATGGTTTTTGGTGTTGCTCGATAGACTTCCTCACCAAATGGTTCTGTAATATGGTCAATATAGTAAGGTTCAACGTAGTAACCATTATTAGCAAATACAGCAAATCCTTGTGCCATTTGGACAGGAGTTAAACTGCCAGCACCAAGTGCAATGGTTTCTGAACGAGGTATTTCTTCTTTTTTAAAGCCAAAACGAGTGAGGTAATCAATCGTTTCATCTAATCCTACTTCACGCAAGACTCGAACTGCCATAACGTTTTTAGATTGCGCTAAGCCAATACGTAAACGGGTTGGGCCAATATAGGTTGGTGGCGAATTTTTTGGTCGCCATGCCGTGCCTTGGCTTTGATCCCAAGTATTAATTGGTGCGTCATTAATTAAGCTAGCAAGAGTTTTCCCGTGGTGTAGCGCAGCTGAATAGATGAATGGTTTAATACTAGAACCAACCTGTCGAACTGATTGTGTTGCACGATTAAATTTATTATGAACAAAGTTAAACCCACCGACGAGGGATGTGATTGCTCCATCTCTTGGGTCCATGGCAACAAAGGCTGTATTAGCCGCGGGTACTTGGCTTAACTTCCATACAGTTGTTGTTACTTCATCTTTAATTTCTTGGCTTAGTGGACGAACATATACTTGTTCACCAATCGTTAAAATATCTGAAGCACGTTTAGGTGCTGGGCCTTGGCGTTTATCTGTTTTAAAGCGACGAGCCCATTTTAGACCATCCCATGGAATAGTTGCTATTCCGTTGTTTTTTATATCAACAGTTGCAGTTTTACCTTCAATATTAATTACTATCGCAGGCATTAACTCACCATATGAAGGCTCTTTTTTCAGGTGTTTTATAATCGCACTATTATCAAAAGGTGTTGCTTTTGGTTCCCATACTGTTTTTACAGCACCACGAAAACCATGGCGTTCATCGTAGGCTAATAGGTTATTTAATGTTGAAATATTGGCTGCCGCTTGCATTTTTGAATCGACAGTTGTGTAGATGTTCATACCTGAAGTATAAGCGGCTTCTTCACCATACTTATTAACCATCCATGCTCGTGCAATTTCTGCAATATAAGGAGCTTGAAGTTCAATTTCTGCGCCATGGTATTTAGATAGAATGGTTTCTTCTCTAGCATCATTAAACTCTTGTTTAGTGATATAACCTTCATCTAGCATACGAGCTAACACTACATTTCGACGTGTTGTTGCACGATCAACTGAATAAATTGGGTTCATTGTTGATGGTGCTTTTGGTAAACCAGCAATAATAGCCACTTCACCGAGGGTTAGCTGGCTGACTTCTTTACCAAAGTAAACGTGTGCAGCAGCACCGACACCATATGAGCGATAACCTAAATAGATTTTATTCAAGTAGAGTTCAAGGATTTCTTGCTTGGTTAAAAGTTGTTCGATGTGGACGGCAATAAAAATCTCTTTAATCTTACGCATTATTTTCTTTTCATTAGATAAGAAGAAGTTACGTGCAAGTTGTTGAGTTATAGTGCTTGCCCCTTGCTTTGCTGAACCAGATGCAATTACGGCAAATGCAGCACGGGTAATACCAATAGGATCAAAACCATAGTGGCCATAAAAGCGACTGTCTTCGGTCGCAATAATTGCTTCCAACAAGTGAGGTGGCATTTCTTCCAGTTTTAATGGAATACGGCGCTTTTCACCAAATTGTGCGATCAATTTCCCATCGCGGCTATATACCTGCATTGGTGTTTGTAGTTGAACATCTTTTAATGTTGCTACATCTGGTAATTCTGGTTTTACATATTGGTAAAAGCCAAAAATTGTAGTGGCCCCAAAAAAAATGCAAACCAATGTAACTATAAGCAGTGCCTTTATGAACTTCACCTGATATTTCCCGTTTACTTTAATCTGTATTGTCGTTTTTAACCCATAACTTAGTAGTATAAATATAACACTACAAAAAATAACGCAAATAAACGTTTAATTTTGAGATA from the Aliivibrio wodanis genome contains:
- a CDS encoding hybrid peroxiredoxin (thioredoxin reductase), with the protein product MFTSKEGQSVPQVTFPTRKGDAWVNVTTEELFKDKTVIVFSLPGAFTPTCSSSHLPRYNELHSVFKENGVDDILCVSVNDTFVMNAWKADQEAENITFIPDGNGEFTDGMGMLVEKNDIGFGKRSWRYSMLVKNGVVEKMFIEEDVAGDPFNVSDADTMLNYLAPEHKEQESITVFTKPGCPFCVKAKQNLIDKGLNYEEVVLGKDATTVSLRAITGRTTVPQVFIGGKHIGGSEELETFLG
- the oxyR gene encoding transcriptional regulator OxyR, LysR family (hydrogen peroxide-inducible genes activator), encoding MNIRDFEYLVALAEHKHFRKAAESCFVSQPTLSGQIKKLEEEVGLTLLERTSRKVLFTEAGLQLVEQAKCILLEVKRFSELANQQGKGMAGPLHLGFIPTVGPYVLPWIIPTLKEKFPDLNLYLHEAQTHQLVQMLEEGKIDCMILASVNETSAFIEVPVYDEPMVLAVPIDHKWANESSIDMSRLNGESVLMLGDGHCLRDQALGFCFAAGAKDDDHFKATSLETLRNMVAAGGGITLMPYLSVPKEKIRDGVCYLPASDPVPHRQIVLAYRPGSPLRSRYEGLAKEIEQKMLMVI
- the mrcA gene encoding penicillin-binding protein 1A is translated as MKFIKALLIVTLVCIFFGATTIFGFYQYVKPELPDVATLKDVQLQTPMQVYSRDGKLIAQFGEKRRIPLKLEEMPPHLLEAIIATEDSRFYGHYGFDPIGITRAAFAVIASGSAKQGASTITQQLARNFFLSNEKKIMRKIKEIFIAVHIEQLLTKQEILELYLNKIYLGYRSYGVGAAAHVYFGKEVSQLTLGEVAIIAGLPKAPSTMNPIYSVDRATTRRNVVLARMLDEGYITKQEFNDAREETILSKYHGAEIELQAPYIAEIARAWMVNKYGEEAAYTSGMNIYTTVDSKMQAAANISTLNNLLAYDERHGFRGAVKTVWEPKATPFDNSAIIKHLKKEPSYGELMPAIVINIEGKTATVDIKNNGIATIPWDGLKWARRFKTDKRQGPAPKRASDILTIGEQVYVRPLSQEIKDEVTTTVWKLSQVPAANTAFVAMDPRDGAITSLVGGFNFVHNKFNRATQSVRQVGSSIKPFIYSAALHHGKTLASLINDAPINTWDQSQGTAWRPKNSPPTYIGPTRLRIGLAQSKNVMAVRVLREVGLDETIDYLTRFGFKKEEIPRSETIALGAGSLTPVQMAQGFAVFANNGYYVEPYYIDHITEPFGEEVYRATPKTICQNDCSHQNDEESPYAKQVISAQNAFLTKQMMYSNIWGGGVWRNGTGWNGTGWRAQTLKRRDTGGKTGTTNDSVDAWYNGYGPNIVATAWVGFDNPSRRLGYTTKNSNMKKSEMASGGEAGGKTAIYAWIDFMRVALEGVPEQRERTPANIIKVKIDRETGLLSNKNDATSMWEYFAEGTEPTEYVEQDFQDTIYSSSDGDGKEDESLF